Proteins encoded within one genomic window of Gammaproteobacteria bacterium:
- a CDS encoding DUF1838 family protein encodes MAIIPFETRIDVNSPRWNRDAWARIHGNMDSSKERIGYCTGTVMAVRPGEAVKPFLGFQTFLATRLVPLPDGNIRRLNKEVIFYTELSRRGEPGAIIEEFSNPFTGETNRIVQVWNDPFNYTISDTLILAPEDFAGDRSKLPKIPLLFPWQELGTDTLVLSTDMHLNYPNPLSPEKWPRESSGPKVQATEMMRYFVKRKDLEDPALTAVPYVGTWHRITPWLPFMLMGTTAGHCLYASTMTGFDSIEQLPKHVVEYAMKHRPDMLSAPTEDYGPSHSSLEHYAREQQPAPVR; translated from the coding sequence ATGGCGATCATTCCCTTCGAGACCCGGATCGATGTCAACAGCCCGCGCTGGAACCGCGATGCCTGGGCGCGCATCCACGGCAACATGGACTCCTCGAAGGAGCGCATCGGCTACTGCACCGGCACGGTCATGGCGGTGCGCCCCGGCGAGGCCGTCAAGCCGTTCCTCGGCTTCCAGACCTTCCTGGCCACGCGCCTGGTGCCGCTGCCGGATGGCAACATCCGCCGCCTCAACAAGGAAGTGATCTTCTACACCGAGCTCAGCCGGCGCGGCGAGCCCGGGGCGATCATCGAGGAATTCAGCAATCCGTTCACCGGCGAGACCAACCGCATCGTGCAGGTGTGGAACGACCCGTTCAACTACACCATCAGCGACACGCTGATCCTCGCGCCCGAGGACTTCGCGGGGGACCGCAGCAAGCTGCCGAAGATCCCGCTGCTGTTCCCCTGGCAGGAGCTGGGCACCGATACGCTGGTGCTGTCCACCGACATGCACCTCAACTACCCGAATCCGCTGTCGCCCGAAAAATGGCCGCGCGAATCCTCGGGCCCGAAGGTGCAGGCCACCGAGATGATGCGCTACTTCGTCAAGCGCAAGGACCTGGAGGACCCCGCCCTCACTGCCGTTCCCTATGTCGGCACCTGGCACCGCATCACCCCCTGGCTGCCGTTCATGCTCATGGGCACCACGGCGGGCCACTGCCTGTACGCCTCGACCATGACCGGCTTCGATTCCATCGAGCAGTTGCCGAAGCACGTGGTGGAATATGCCATGAAGCACCGGCCCGACATGCTCAGTGCACCCACCGAGGACTACGGCCCGAGTCATTCGAGCCTGGAGCACTACGCCAGGGAGCAACAGCCCGCACCGGTCCGGTAA
- a CDS encoding glutathione S-transferase family protein yields the protein MLVLYGINLSTFTRKVRLALAEKGMEYRFEQAPMGSARVRALHPLGKIPVAEHEGMVIPDSSVIIAYLERLQPQPPLYPQPAAALAQALWLEEYADTRLREATLPFFAERIVKPLFQGRHADESALERAIPLRDEAFSYLEAEIGGRRFAVDDQPGVADIAIGAQLVTYQQGAGLPDAGRWPGLACYLDGLMARPAWVTLLAEEADALAAARARRR from the coding sequence ATGCTGGTGCTCTACGGCATCAACCTCTCGACCTTCACCCGCAAGGTACGGCTTGCGCTGGCGGAGAAGGGCATGGAGTACCGCTTCGAGCAGGCGCCCATGGGTTCCGCCCGCGTGCGTGCCCTGCACCCGCTCGGCAAGATCCCGGTCGCGGAGCACGAGGGCATGGTGATACCGGATTCCTCCGTCATCATCGCCTACCTGGAGCGCCTGCAGCCGCAGCCGCCGCTGTATCCGCAGCCGGCAGCCGCGCTGGCGCAGGCCCTGTGGCTGGAGGAGTACGCCGATACCCGGTTGCGCGAGGCGACGCTGCCGTTCTTCGCCGAGCGGATCGTCAAGCCGCTGTTCCAGGGCCGGCACGCCGACGAGTCCGCGCTGGAGCGCGCGATCCCGCTGCGCGACGAGGCCTTTTCCTACCTGGAAGCGGAGATCGGCGGCCGACGCTTCGCCGTGGATGACCAGCCCGGTGTCGCCGACATCGCCATCGGTGCCCAGCTGGTCACTTACCAGCAGGGCGCGGGACTGCCCGATGCCGGCCGCTGGCCGGGACTCGCGTGCTACCTCGACGGCCTGATGGCGCGTCCGGCCTGGGTGACACTGCTGGCCGAGGAGGCCGACGCCCTGGCGGCAGCGCGCGCACGCCGCCGCTGA
- a CDS encoding glutamate racemase: MAIGVFDSGVGGLTVLRALRRELPGRDFIYLGDTARLPYGTKSAASVVRYAEQAADALVARGLSCLVIACNTASAVALDALRRRHAPLPVVGVVEPGAAAAVAASVTGRIAVIATEGTVRAAAYEAAIRRLRPDAEVVSAACALFVALAEEGWTDGDIVDLAIHRYLDPLLRATPPPDVLLLGCTHFPVLEPAIRHVAGQGLAIVDSAATTAAAVRRELPEAVGPAAGRGSVRLLATDGAARFARVGSRFLGEVISADAVELVDLGR, from the coding sequence ATGGCCATCGGTGTATTCGATTCAGGCGTGGGCGGCTTGACCGTGCTGCGTGCCCTGCGGCGCGAATTGCCGGGGCGCGACTTCATCTACCTCGGCGACACCGCGCGCCTGCCCTACGGCACCAAGAGCGCGGCTTCGGTCGTGCGCTACGCCGAGCAGGCCGCCGATGCGCTGGTGGCACGCGGCCTGAGCTGCCTGGTGATCGCCTGCAACACGGCGTCGGCCGTGGCGCTGGATGCGCTGCGCCGGCGCCATGCGCCGCTGCCGGTCGTGGGCGTGGTCGAACCCGGAGCCGCGGCGGCCGTCGCCGCCAGCGTGACCGGGCGCATTGCCGTGATCGCCACGGAAGGCACGGTGAGGGCCGCCGCCTACGAGGCCGCCATCCGCCGCCTGCGCCCGGACGCCGAGGTGGTATCGGCCGCCTGCGCGCTGTTCGTCGCGCTGGCGGAGGAGGGGTGGACGGATGGCGACATCGTCGATCTCGCCATCCACCGTTATCTCGACCCGCTGCTGCGCGCCACCCCGCCTCCCGACGTGCTGCTGCTCGGCTGCACGCACTTTCCGGTGCTCGAGCCGGCCATCCGCCACGTCGCCGGCCAAGGCCTCGCCATCGTCGACTCGGCAGCCACCACCGCCGCCGCGGTGCGCCGTGAACTGCCCGAGGCCGTGGGACCGGCAGCGGGTCGCGGCAGCGTGCGCCTGCTGGCGACCGATGGCGCTGCACGCTTCGCCCGCGTCGGCAGCCGCTTCCTCGGCGAGGTCATCAGCGCCGATGCCGTCGAGCTCGTGGACCTGGGCCGCTGA
- a CDS encoding DUF1244 domain-containing protein: MDDQTRIEVEAAAFRRLLQHLDSRRDLQNIELMNLAGFCRNCLAKWYRAAAAERGVELGDDAARERIYGMPYAEWKARYQRETPGRSP; encoded by the coding sequence ATGGACGACCAGACCCGCATCGAAGTGGAGGCAGCGGCTTTCCGCCGCCTGCTCCAGCACCTGGATTCCCGCAGGGACCTGCAGAACATCGAGCTGATGAACCTCGCGGGCTTCTGCCGCAACTGCCTGGCGAAGTGGTATCGCGCCGCGGCCGCGGAGCGGGGCGTCGAGCTGGGAGACGATGCGGCACGCGAGCGCATCTACGGCATGCCCTACGCCGAATGGAAGGCGCGCTACCAGCGCGAGACCCCCGGCCGGAGTCCGTGA